The sequence CTTCGAGTACCTTCTCGCAGTCGTTGACAATGCCCTTCCAGCGTCGGCCGATGATGCGCCGCCGGGCGGCGGCGTCCGGTGCTTCCAGCAGGGCGTGTACCGTCTGCGGCCCGGGCACCCACATGAGAGGTATGCCTTCATCAACCAGGAGCTTTTCCAGGTCGCCCGTGCCGAGCGTGACATCGCGCAGGTTCTCTGGGCGGTGCTTGTTGAGGGTGTCGCGCAGGGATTCGAAGACGCTGTGCCACTGGGGCGGCCGGTAGGTTGCGGCCAGCGGCTCCAACGCCTGCCGGATCGTATCGTTGAAGCCCGTCAGATCCGCCATCTGCCGACGGAGGTTCTCCGTGACAGCGGTCATTCGGGTCAGCGGAGAATCAACCACGATCCGAGGAAGGACCGGGCGCATTCTCAGCGCAACGGACTCAGCGAGCATCTTGCCAATCCGCGCATTTTGGATTCGCATGGCGTCCTGGAATGGCTTGAGCACCGCCGCGTGGAAGCCGGACAAATCGACCGTGTCCGTCAGATCCGTATCATCGGACTCGCTGGCCTCCTGCTCCTCAGCCGGATCCTCGTCCTCGAAGCCGTCAGGCTCCCCATCCTCGCTCATAGCCGTATGGTTCCACGCCTCCATGTGCTCTCACCAGGTGTTTTTATCGGGAAACGCTCCCTCGCCACGTGCACTACACCGGGACATACATGGTTCAGTCGACAGTCGCGCAGGCCCCGTACAGCGCTAGGACGGCCCTTCGGGCGCTGTGCTCCACCAGTCGGCGATACTCCTCCGGGGAGCGGCGGTGCTGTTCTTCGCGAGCGATCTACCGAGCAGGACGTCGCGATTGATGTATAGGGCGACGGCGGCAAAGACCAGCACGATCTCCCAGGCCCGGCTGACGACCGCTGGCCACTGGATCCCATCTCGCGCCATACCGATACTTGCACCCCTTCCGTCAAATCCACCGGCAAAGCCAGCCACGGCGCCGGGTCGTCCTCTGGCTCCGGCGGCGCGGTGGCCTCGAGGTGGGCGTCAGTCACTCGTGTGTGTGAGGAGGTTCCAGGGCTCCCATGTGCACAGTCGCCATTCTCCCGGCCACGGATCCGGCTTGGGAAAAGCCTGGGTGTCTTCGCGAATCCATCGGAGGGTCACGGTGGCCGGCAGTCCACCGTCGCGCTGAAGACGGGCCGTAACGGTGCATGCGGCGGCCATATCGTGTTCTACGGCAAGGATGTCGAAGGCTGTCAGGGGGTAGCGTTCATAGGCACGGCGGATCACGCTGCGCACGGCCTTGCCGTGCTTGGCGTGCGCGTCCTGGGTGATGAGATCGCTGATGGCCCCGTAGTTTCGCTGCACCCACCATGTGAGCAGGCGCTCCGAGCCCTGCCGGGCGGGGTGGTTGTTGAAGGCATCGCTGCCGGGCAGGTGCTCACGAGGTGTCCACTGCTCGTTGATGCGGTTGATCTTGCCCTGCTCCACGGCAAAGCCGACGAAGTCCTTGGCCTTGGCCGCCAGTGCTTTCCAGGTCAAGGGCGGAGCGGCCTCGTGCTGCTGTTCCTTGTGCCGGGCGAAGGCCCAGTCCGTGACAGCGAACAACCGGTTCCAGGCTTTGGTCGCCACGATGACGTTGTCGTAGTTGAGGATGCTGCCGTGCACGATGCCGTTGCGGTAAAGCTCGTAGACGGGCTCTTCCTGCGTGGCGGTACGTCCTTTAAGGAAGGTTTTATGGGCGTGGGCAAGGCCGCGGTGGTGGCCTACGACGCTGTCCCAGGCATGCACTTCCTCCGACTGCCGGGCGTGCAGGCCCCGGCGTACGGTCTCGAACTCGTTGACGAAGCCGTCCATGACGCTCAGCAAGACATGAACGCAGGCGTAGTAACGGCCCGCGGTGTAGTCCTCCCTCGCCTTCTCCACCAGCGGAAGTCTGCGGCGCATCGCAGGCAACTTCCGCAGCGAGAGCAGCATGGCGGTCATCTGCTCGCTGTCGCGATAGTGGTCGATGAGCATGGTCTCGGCCCGATCGGCATCCTGAGCTGCCTCGGCCAGAATGGTCTCGACCGCCGTCAGCGACAAACGGTCATGGAAGATCCAGTGCTTGTCACTGAGCAGGTTGTAAAAGGCTTCGACCAGAGCCGCAAGCTCCTCCATCTGCTGTTTGATCGCTTTGGTCTCCGACCTCTGCGACGGAACCATGCGCAGGAGCAGCAGGGCCTGTTCCGCTTGCCGGAACGAAGGAAGGTCACGAGCCGATTGGTAGGACACGCAGCGATAGTAGGGAAGAGCACTGACATTGTCCCAAAGATTTTTCCTTAGACGGGCAGGTTCCCAACAACCAAGGCAGCCACCTAGGCTGGACTGTCCCCTTTTCGTGTGTGGTCCATCTACCCGCTCCAGACCTCTCGCAGGACACGGGCAGGGCGCATCATGACGGGACGCGGAAACCGCGAGTGAGCAGGAATGGCTGCGCACCCAGTCACCTCTTGCGTAGGCGTCGGTCTCAGGTAGCTCTCCGCAGCCAGGTGCCGTCGACCATCGCGGGGCGGTGCCAGATGAAGACGCAGCTCTGCAGGCTGGCGAGTGACGGCCGGCGCAGCACGGAGCGGATCCGCTCTGATCCCACTAGGACGACGGGCATCCGGCACTCGCGCTCCTGGAACAGGCTCCACAAGCCGTAGACGTACTGCAGGGCCTCGGTCCGCAGCAGATGCGTATCACGTACGACCACCACCGGCGCAGAGCGCCGTGCGAGTTCGTCCTCGACAGCCCGTTGCGCGTCGGCCAGGCGTCGCGGCCGGACACCGAGGTGCAGAGCGGCGTGGAACGCGTCCAGGAGCGCCGCGAGGTTGCCCGGCGCGGCGGTCGTGACCACGACGGGTACGGCCCTGTCGCAGCGACTGAGAGCGGCCTCCACCACAGCCTCACCTTGGACGTCCTCCGGCGCGATGATGCACAGCAGCGCACGGGTCTCAAGGATGTGGCCAAGGTTGTCGGCAAGTGCGGAGAACGCTTCGTCGGACACGGCCGTGGCGACCTCGCCCATGGCCCCTCCTCTGGAGTTGCGTACGGGACGCCACCAGTCGAGCACGTTCGCGGACAGCTGCGGAGACATCGGCGTCATCACGGCGCAGATTGACCGGGCATGTTCAGGATGTGAGCGGCTGTGCCGGATCAGCCAGCTTCGGGACCCGGGTGACGGTTGCCGCGGCAGTCGTAGACCGCGAGTGACAGTTCTTTCATCGCGGCCCGGGCGCGTTCGGCGTCCAGGCCGTCGTCAAGGGCCTCCAATGCAGCGGCCGCCGACACCCGAACGGGACGAGGCAGGCCGTCATTGGTGGAGAGCCGGTACGCGACGGTGCGACGGGCGTCCTGTTCCTCATCGCTCGCCCCGTCAGAGGTCAGCGGGAAGACCGCGGCTCGTACATCGCGATGCTCAACAGGACGGTGTCGGCGATCCCTTCCGCATAGCCGTCACCGTTGACGGCCTGGACGACGATCCCCGCGGGCCGGGAGCGGACAAGCATTCCGAATCACGCGCCCACGCTAGTGGTAGTCGCGCCTACCACGGCGCCCACCCAGCCGTCCATGACGAACCCGAAGCAGGCTCCGCTACTCACCGCGCATACCAACAACGCGACGGTCATCGCGTACAGGGCCCATCGAAGACAAAGGGTGGAGAGCAACAGGTCCGACTGGCGCTTGTCTCCGTGGTCAGCAGTTCGGTTGCGAAGTCCGGCCCGGATGCAGGCGGGATGAGCTGAGTGGTCATGAGAGGACCGTAAAAACGGGCAGTGACAAGGAGTCCTGCGTCTGGAGTAACCCGATTCACCCTCTGGGCGACCTCTCACCCGATCGGACCTACTCCCCCATACGCTGCTGGACCGCCCCCCCCAACCGCGAGATCTCTGCCGACTTCCGAGCGGGCGCGACCCGGCACACGGTGGTGACCGTGAGAATTTCCTCCTGGCCGCTGCTGTGCACGGCGCCTCTCCGACCGCCCAAGCCGGAGAGCCGGTGCACGACCATCGGCGCGCTGGTCACGCCTCCCGGCGTACCCCGGGCCGGTTTCATGGGCGAGTCGGCCTGGGGGCGTCAGGGAGAGTCGCCGGACCAGTCCCAACGGTTCCGCTCGCCGGGACGAGGGTTGCACAGGGCCCAGCCGCCGGCGTCGAACTGCCCGAGCTCGGTCATCAACGCGACGCCGGTCTGGATCTCGTCCGCTGTCCAGTTGGTGATGTCGAGCAGCAGGCCGTCCAGCGGGCCGCCGACCAGTTCGGCGTAGTCCTGGTTGGGCAGCGGGCCCGGGTGGTCGTAGACCTGGCCGCGCAGCAGCTGCTCGTCATCACGGTCCATCCGTTCAGCCTGGCAGCCGCCGCTGACAGCCCGGGTCACGCGAGGCCGCAGGCCGTCGTCTCACACAGGCCGCCCAGATCGGCAGATGGGCGGCCTAGCGATCTTCGACGATGAAGCACGCTCGCTGGTAGAGCTCGTCGAACGTGATGATCTCGACGTCCTGGATCGAGGTCCGGTAGAGCTCGAAGGAGTTGATCTTCTCCGGGTTCACGGCGTCGTTGTGAGTGAACTCGCGCAGACTGCCGATCACCACGACCTGCCGGGGCCGGGTAGTGGACATTTCGACGCCGGTCGGGGTGCCGTCGTCGTCGTAGATGCGGGTGAGGAACTCGCGGGAGATGAGCTGCTGGGCCTTGCTGGCGGTCTTCTGCACCTGCGCCACGCCGCCGCCCAGTTCTTTCGATGCCTGGTATACGCCCGCACGGTACGGGGTCTTGGCGAGCAGCTCCGTGTCGTGGGCCTTGATTTCACAGAAGAGCATGCTGCTGATCAGGCCCTTGGACCGCATGATGGCGTCGATGCGTTTCCCGGCTCCGCCGAAGATGTTCGCACCGGTGGTGATGCGTTCCAGCTTGCCGTCGTCGATGGATTCGCAGGCGATGAGGTTCAGTCCGTAGCCGAAGATCCACTGGTTCGCCTCGAAGAAGGCCTGCCAGACCGCTTCCGTCCCGCGCGTCGTTGCCCGGCTCTCCTCCTGCTGGAAGTAGTCCGGATCGGTGAGCAGCCGATCGAACCTCTGGAGCTGTTCCTTACGGTTGCTGATCAGCCGGATGTCCTCCTCTGTCAGGCCGCCACCGATGGCTGTCCTGACCGCACCAAGCACCGTCGTCCGGTCCTGGCCCGTCAGCAGATGGGCCAGTTGGGCCTCGTCTGCGGCCACGAGCTGGAGGGAGTCGCCGGGTGTGCTCAGGCCGGTGCAGCCCTGGAGGAAGTTGATGACTTTCCAGAAGTTCTCGTGGACGTCCCCGGTGTCGACAAGTGCCTTGACGGCCCGGGTGGTCCCGGTGTCGGGCACCGTATGCGTGGCGGGGACTTCTCCGGCCTTCTTCTTGTCCTTCTTCCAGAGCTTGATCCTCGGTGTGAAGGTGTCGCCCTTCTTGATGATGGTGACGTTGCACAGCGTGGCCACCCGGGGCCGGTCGTCGAGGACGAAGTCGGTGATCATCCGGCGTGCGCGGGTGTCGTAGAGGTAGTGGAACCCGGTGTTGTCCTGCGAGCCGCGGATCTCCAGATCGGTGAAGTCCCCGCAGGTGACGTCGAACGCGGTAGTGGTGAAAAGGAGGCGGAGACCGCGAACGAGGGGGGTAGCGGGGGCCACAGCCTCAGTCCGCCAGTCCGGCGCGATGTTGGGCAGCGGCCGGGTATCGCCTTCGACCACGAGGCCCTGAACGTCGATGCGTCCGAGCTGGCCGAACAGAGGCCCCAGTGTCCGCCAGATCGCCTCCTTGACCTCCGGCGTGCAGGTGGGCTGGAGCTCGCGCTCCACGGTCAGGACCGCCTCGTAGGTGGCCTCCGTCCAACCGTCACCAGGTATGGGGTTAAAGAAGCCACCATCACGGCGCAGGGTCAGGACAGCCGTGCGCAGCACATCACGTGCGGACTCCTCACCGGCGCAGTCCAGGAGGCTGTACGTCTGCCCCAGGACCAAATCGAGCTTGCCCGTGTCGTCGTCGTTCAGCGGCAGCGGGACCAGCGGTCCCGTGGGCGGAACCCGGACCGGCGTGTAGATGGGGCGGCCGGAGAGAAAGCCGTGGGGACGCAGACCCCATCCGTCCGGTGCCAACAGCCGGTTCAGCTCCTCAACCTGCTTCATCGCCTCCTCGACGCCAGCGGCGACCTCGGGATGGACCGTTCGCGCCAGGAAGGCGAGCAGCACCACGTCCGGCCCGTCGGAGAGCTCCAACCGGGGGTCTTCGAAGATCCAGTCATCGTCCAGGTCGCTGTTGGTGATCCGGTGCTGCTCGATGTAAGCACGGACAGTCGGGGGCCGGCTGTCCTCGGACGGAAGGCGGTCCAGGTCGTAGAGGCCCTCCAGGAACGTGACCTCGTCCAGCCTCCCCCACCAGGGACTCGGTATCCCGCGCAGGTATTCGAAGATTTCGTACCGCGTCACCGCTGTGATCGATGGCTGCGGATGTGCCGGGGCGGGGTCACTGGACGTCATGTGTCCCAGGATGAAGGCCAGGACGGCCAATTACCGGCCGATCGAAGATCTCTTCCCCGCTGAACTCGCGGGCGGAACAACTGCATCAGGGCGATATGCCGCCCGCCGCGCCCCCGCCGCTCAGGAGTCGGCGAGGGGGCGGCGTTGCTGATCCTCGCGGGCCAACTGTTCGGCGAGAACGTCACGGTCGACGTACGGGCCGATAGCCGAGCACCATGCGCTGGAGTTCGTCGGGTGCGAGGGCTTCGACCTGCCAGAGGGCGCCGGCAGCCCGGAGCACTCCGCCTGCATCGACTCCTGGGCGCAGCATATGGGCGCCGCCATAAGCTGACGCCGGGAACCGCGGAGGGCCCGGCAGGATCTGCCGGGCCCTCCACTGTTTGGTCTCAGCGACGGGTTGTGTACATGTGCAGGATGTCCTGGCCCATGGGCGCTAGCGTGCCGTCCGGGTTCTCCCGGAAACCGGGGGCCGTGTTGAAACGCAGTGTGGGCCCGCGCATGCTCAGCTGGACCCTGTCGAGTGCGGCGTGCCGGTCCGGGTGACCGACGACGACCTGTTCGCAGGTGTCCGCGAGGTCCTGGTTACAGCTGATCGCTCGGCTGATTTTGACTTCTTCGGCGGATGTGCCCTGGCCGGGGACGAGGACGAACTGGGCGGTGGGGCTGACCGGGAACCTGATCTCGTGAGCCCCCTCCAGGCCGAAGCCTCGGTAGGCGTCCTCCGGAGTTTCCGGACGCCAGAGGACGAGGGGTGCGTCGGAGGTGAGGAAGATCGGCTTGCGGCTGGTCTCAAGGCGCCAGTGCCGAGCACGGTACTCTGGGATACACACCCGAACGGAGCTGAGGGTCACGGTGACCGCTTCGTCGTGGGTGGGGTCGTTGCCGCCGTTCATCGCCCGTGTGCCGTGGTAGTAGTCGAAGGCACCCTGGGCTTCGGCTACCCGTGGCGGGTGACCGAGATGCTTACGTGTGAGGTACTCGGTCATCAGCGCCAGGTCGACGTTCCGGCCGTCCGCGTAAGCGGTGACGTTGCGCCCGAAGAGCGGGCCCGTGCGCTTTCGCGGTGTCCTGGCCATCTGCACAGCAAGGTAGAGGCAGAGCAGTTCGCGGTCGTCGGTCCCGGCGGCCGGTGGCATCCCCGTCTCGTCTATCCGGCGCAGGGCCGCGAGTGCCTGCCCTTCCAGGCCGCTGAGCTCGTGCTCAATGATCGTGGAAGGCATGCCGTTCTCGTCCGTGATTGTGTAGAAACCGGTCTCGGCAGCGACGTTCTTGACGTTGGCGAGGTGCGTCTTCGGAGGGCACCGGCGCCTCACTCTGACCATGCCACCTCGCCCGAATCGTGCCAGATAGCTCTGCGGCACGTAGTGGTGGAGTTTCGGCACAGGCACGTCAGGTGCTCACCTCGGTGATGGAGTCCGCGATCAAAACGGGCAAGTGGTTGAAGGCGCGTTCCAGGAGCCGTTCGATCGGGACGGCGTACTTGCTGGAGTCGACGTTGATGAGCGTGTTCCAGACCGCGGGTTCGTAGCGGGCAAGCATGGACAGCGTGTACAGCACCGCCCACCAGGCCATCAGCGGGTGTAGTTCCCGCTTCATCGAGCCCAGGACGGGCAGGAAGTACCGGCTCCCGGCGTAGCCGCGGGTCAAGGTCCGCAGGTGGGCCTGCCGTTCGGCCATGGTCGCCATCCCGTCGAACCCCGTGCCCACGCCCTTGGGCATCAACCAGTTCATCGCCAGCTGGCCCCCGCCATGGTCGTAACGGACGTAGAACGGAAGCGCCGCCTCTCCCACATTCCTGTAGCTCTCGTGCCGGACGACAGCCGGGTAGGCGGTCAGAAAGTCGGCCAGCGTCTCACGAGTGCCGGCCTTGACGACCCGATCAGGGATGTTGCACACGAAGACGCTGAGGAGAGAGTGGTCGCCTTCGTTGACGCTGCCCTCATCCGTGTACAGCGGGGTGAGCCGGTCCCTGGTGGTGAGCGGGTAGCTGAGGTTCGGGGGCAGCAGGTCCCAGACATCTTCCAGGCTCAGCGGGTCCTTCTCCCATACCGGTGAGTCGAGGACTTCGCTGACCTTCACGAAACTGCCCTGGGTGCCGGGCGGATCGGTGCGGATCTCGATGTCGGGGAAGGGCTGGTGGAACCCCGTGGTCTTGATCCCGTGTGTCTTGAGGCGCCAATCCTCGCCGTCGAGGGACCGGGCGGCGGCCGTGATGGCGCGGCCGGCCTGGCTGAGACCGTAGAAGGCCAGGATCGGGCTCGTGGCCGGGCCCACGACGGCGGCGGCACGAAACAGCTGCTGAGCCTGCTCCAGGGCTGCCGAGTACGTCATGCGCCGGGAGCCAGCGTTGGCTTTGGCCGGTGGATTGGAGCGGCTGGCCCGCAGCCGCTCCCACGCCTCATCGGCGTCGAGATCGTTCATGGCCGGGACGCTACCCCCAGTCGAGTTGACGCCGCTGGGTGATTTTCTCCCTCGCGTACACGGCCGCTGATTCAAGCTCATAAGCCGAACTTGTCAATTTTTAATAGTCCTTTATGGCTTTTCAGAGGTTATGCAACAGTCTTGTTCGTCCGCTCAGGGCGGACCGCGAGAGAGGAAGATCCCCCATGGCACGACGCACCGACGCCACGGTCGATGTACGGGGTGACGGCGGCGAGGACCAAGCGCTGGAGTTCGTCGGGTTCGATGGCTTCGACTTCCCACTGGACGGGGTGGTCGATGTCGAAGCCGTGCAACCGGGCGAAGGACGGCCATCGCGGATCGTCGCGCTTGCCTGCGGTCGCGGGCAGCGCGTACTGCCGGACCTGGTCGTGGGTGAGCAGGATGCGGGTGACCCAGCTCCAGCATCCTGTGCACTGCACCCAGTCTCGCTCGATGTCGGAGCCGGAGGCGTCGAAGTCCCCGACGTAGGCCAGATGCGCCTCCCTCGGATCGGCGGCAGTGCGGTCGCGGACGACGTCGACGTACGACTGGGAGCCGAAGCCGCGGACCACCAGGACCGGGATGCCGTACGGCGCGAGCCAGTCGGTAAGCAACTGCCGGAGGGTGTCTTTCTTTGCGGCGACGTACAGGGCGTGCTCCTGGCCTTCAGTGCGGTCCAGGCGGAACCAGTCGAGGGCTTCGCTCAGGAACGTGTCCACATCCGGCCAGGCCGCCGGGACGTGGACCTCCCGCAGGGTGTCGATGAGGTCGGGAAAGCGGCCCTCGCGGCGCGCCCTGGCCAATTGCGAGGACAGGCGGCTGTACATCGGCGGTGTGTGCGGCAGGACGCCCTCGGAGGCGAGCCGGTATATGAAGTGTTCTCCACCGTTTCGGTGTCTCATGAGACACCGGTGGCGGGCTTTGACCTGCCCTGATGCCGTGCGAGTCGTGGCCGCGAGTGTGCAGTTCCATGAGAGGGGACTGAGACAGGTTCAGAGCCCGCGCTTCTCCATGTCTTCCCACTTCCGCCTAATGGGCGTGAGCGTGTTCGCCCCCGAAGTAAACGAGACTTCTACTGGCTCTCCGCAGCTCGCTTCGCCGTTGGGGCCGCGCTCGATGATGGAGAGCAGTTCCGCTTGCCGACCGTCCCTCGTTGCGGCATAGACCGTGATTCCTTCCATCCGGTCGAGACGGTCCCGCGCCGGGAAGAAGATGGTCTTCAGCTCCTTCTCCTTCTTCGTGGGAATCGCGAGCCAGCTCTCAGAAATGATCACGACCCCGTCAGCGCGCGTAGATTCCACCAGATCAGCGATACCTTCGAAAGAAAGCATCTTGGTGTCTTGATCGTTGAACCGCAGTTCCTGGGTAGCAACCACCGTCTCCCCATTGTAGAGGAATGCGAACGTGCCATGGTGGCCATCCTTCTGCGTCATCACCCGAGCCATCGACATAAACCCGGGGACATTTTCGATGGGTCCAGACTCGGGGAACTTGAGCTCTCCGTATCGCTCTCCGGCGGCCTCCAGGGTCTCGGGGTCCGGATCGAAATGCTCAAACTCTTCCTCGACGACGCCGCCCGACATGGTGAAGTGGGCCTGAAGCTCCGACTGGGCCAGGTGCATGCAGGGGAGCCGTGCCAACGTGCCGTGAAGGGCCGACGTGACGCATTCAATGGACCTGTCCGCGAGGTCACACCTCTCGACACCAAACGCTTGGTGGGCCCTCCACAAAATCTGACTGAGCCAAGAAAAGGCTTCAGCGGTGGCAGCCAGGAGTTCCCACCCAGGGAGCGCTTTATCGACCCACTTCCGCCGGACCGTGATCAGGCCGACGGGCGGGGTGTTCGAATGACGCAGTGCATGAATGATCTCAGGGGTGGACATCCTGGGCGGGAACGTAGCGGTTCCCTCGACCCGCTGAAGCCAGTTCCGGGTCCAGATCACCTGGCAGCTACTCAAGAGCTCCAGGTCTGATTCCTTCGTGATCCGGTTGCGGGATTTGACGACCCACCCCATGATCTCGCTTTTCTTGCAAGCCTCTTGGAACTCCGGATACCAGGTGGCGAAATCAGGGATCACGGCTTTCTGCTTCTGAAGCAGCCAGGTGACGTTTCTGAGGTTGGGAACCAGGGCGTTCAGGTTGAGCCTGAATCCATCCGGATCAAGGTAGGAGTCGTGCAGCGTATGCCACTGGGTGTGGCAGTCCATCAGTCGTCTGTGAGCGTCAGCCACTGGGCAGGACTGAACGGCATCCGAAGTCATGGGCCGATTGTAGGCTCGGATTTCCTGTATGACGGAATCCTTTTCGGGGCGAATCGTTTCAGAAGATCAGTGCGGTCCGGTGGCCTCGGGACTGGCGGAGGCCCGGTGCCCGTCGAGGGCGACAACTTCCTCCTGGCCTGCGAGTTGGTCTCGAAGAGCGGCGTTGTCGTGGTGCAGGGCGGCGATGACCGTGGCAGAGGCGTCGAGTCGACCTTGCAGCTGAGTCCGCTCGCGTTTGATCACTATCAACTCGGCCCGCAGTTCCTTGAGTTCATCATCGCTCCGTGTTTCGCCAGGGGTGCCGGTGGCGGCTGTGCGGCGGTCCCATTCGGCCAGGATGCCGTGGGCCCGGTTCATGGTGGCCCGGCTGACGCCGGCTTCCCGATAGAGGTTCTCCTTGGTCAGCCGCCCGTCGGTGCGGGAGGGGCGGCCTGCGAGGAGTCGTTCCAGCGCGGCTCGCAGGGCCTTCGCCGTCTCAGCCGAGACGTGGTCCGTGAGCGTCGGGCCGGTGGGTGTCGCGGTCACCTATGGGCCGTTCGGATCACTGAGCGGACGTCGTGGAGCTGGTGGTTGAGCTGTTCGCGGTGGCAGGGGGCGATCTTGGGGGTGTTCAGCAGGGTCAAGAGGCCGGTCTCCTCGCTCTGCCAAATCTTGAGGTGGTCGGGGGCGATGGCGCTGTTGTGGCAACGTCCGGGCTGGCAGCGGTCGATCAGCGGCCCGGTGTGTCCGGCGGGAAGGATCGCCTTCTCGATGCACTTCGCGCCGTCGGGGTTGTTCTGGTCGAAGGTTGGAAGATGTTGCTGAACAGGCTGCTGAAGGCGCTCTCCCGGGCCTCCTGGTTTGGCCCGCCCACCCGTCCGGAGCTGGCCGGGCACGTCCTCGGCGCTGCCGTAGGCTTGCCCCAGGGCTGCCCAGTCGATGTCGTCCAGCCCTGCCAGGAGATCGTCGGATCGTTTCATGATCCATATGCTGGCAGGGACCACTGACATCGATCCCGCAGACGAGCTGTCTCCTTGAGCCCAACGGCCGAACTCACCTGTCAATCGGTCAAGATCGCCTGTCAAAGGACACACGCCAGGGGATCAAGGAGAGACACCAGGCCAGAACGGATGCATTGACCCACCCGGAGCCCTGGCGAGCGCCCGAAGCTCCAGGGCGGACCAGGTGCGACGAGTATCTCGTGGGCCAGCCGGACACCCGTCAGCGGCCGCAGCCTACGAGGTCTTCGCGAAAACGCCGTGGGAGTCCCCTGGGACTTTTCTGGGACTTCCGGCCCCATCAAGCGGCACGAACGTGAAATAGCCGAAAGGTCATTCGCGCAGGTCAGCGATCGCCAACCGCTCATCGCGGCAGGTCAACGCACTCGCTGGTCTCTTCCGGAACATCTGATCTGCACGATCCGGCGGCCCCGCATTGAGCGTCACCAGCCCTCGGCGTCAAAACGTCACTCGCAGCTTTGACGCCACCTGACCTGCTCAATGCGCACCTGACACCCCATCAGAACGAGCGTCAAATGAGCGTCACGAGCGTCATTTCAGCGTCAAGATATCGCCCGTAACGCCCACACCGCACATAACGCGCACGCGCAAAACCGCAGGTCAGACGCCCTTCGCCACCGGCTCCAGGATCGCCACGCACTCCACATGATGCGTCATCGGAAACAGGTCG is a genomic window of Streptomyces sp. NBC_00414 containing:
- a CDS encoding AAA family ATPase gives rise to the protein MTPMSPQLSANVLDWWRPVRNSRGGAMGEVATAVSDEAFSALADNLGHILETRALLCIIAPEDVQGEAVVEAALSRCDRAVPVVVTTAAPGNLAALLDAFHAALHLGVRPRRLADAQRAVEDELARRSAPVVVVRDTHLLRTEALQYVYGLWSLFQERECRMPVVLVGSERIRSVLRRPSLASLQSCVFIWHRPAMVDGTWLRRAT
- a CDS encoding YaaC family protein, translating into MNDLDADEAWERLRASRSNPPAKANAGSRRMTYSAALEQAQQLFRAAAVVGPATSPILAFYGLSQAGRAITAAARSLDGEDWRLKTHGIKTTGFHQPFPDIEIRTDPPGTQGSFVKVSEVLDSPVWEKDPLSLEDVWDLLPPNLSYPLTTRDRLTPLYTDEGSVNEGDHSLLSVFVCNIPDRVVKAGTRETLADFLTAYPAVVRHESYRNVGEAALPFYVRYDHGGGQLAMNWLMPKGVGTGFDGMATMAERQAHLRTLTRGYAGSRYFLPVLGSMKRELHPLMAWWAVLYTLSMLARYEPAVWNTLINVDSSKYAVPIERLLERAFNHLPVLIADSITEVST
- a CDS encoding DUF4238 domain-containing protein, with the translated sequence MPVPKLHHYVPQSYLARFGRGGMVRVRRRCPPKTHLANVKNVAAETGFYTITDENGMPSTIIEHELSGLEGQALAALRRIDETGMPPAAGTDDRELLCLYLAVQMARTPRKRTGPLFGRNVTAYADGRNVDLALMTEYLTRKHLGHPPRVAEAQGAFDYYHGTRAMNGGNDPTHDEAVTVTLSSVRVCIPEYRARHWRLETSRKPIFLTSDAPLVLWRPETPEDAYRGFGLEGAHEIRFPVSPTAQFVLVPGQGTSAEEVKISRAISCNQDLADTCEQVVVGHPDRHAALDRVQLSMRGPTLRFNTAPGFRENPDGTLAPMGQDILHMYTTRR
- a CDS encoding Shedu anti-phage system protein SduA domain-containing protein; the protein is MTSSDPAPAHPQPSITAVTRYEIFEYLRGIPSPWWGRLDEVTFLEGLYDLDRLPSEDSRPPTVRAYIEQHRITNSDLDDDWIFEDPRLELSDGPDVVLLAFLARTVHPEVAAGVEEAMKQVEELNRLLAPDGWGLRPHGFLSGRPIYTPVRVPPTGPLVPLPLNDDDTGKLDLVLGQTYSLLDCAGEESARDVLRTAVLTLRRDGGFFNPIPGDGWTEATYEAVLTVERELQPTCTPEVKEAIWRTLGPLFGQLGRIDVQGLVVEGDTRPLPNIAPDWRTEAVAPATPLVRGLRLLFTTTAFDVTCGDFTDLEIRGSQDNTGFHYLYDTRARRMITDFVLDDRPRVATLCNVTIIKKGDTFTPRIKLWKKDKKKAGEVPATHTVPDTGTTRAVKALVDTGDVHENFWKVINFLQGCTGLSTPGDSLQLVAADEAQLAHLLTGQDRTTVLGAVRTAIGGGLTEEDIRLISNRKEQLQRFDRLLTDPDYFQQEESRATTRGTEAVWQAFFEANQWIFGYGLNLIACESIDDGKLERITTGANIFGGAGKRIDAIMRSKGLISSMLFCEIKAHDTELLAKTPYRAGVYQASKELGGGVAQVQKTASKAQQLISREFLTRIYDDDGTPTGVEMSTTRPRQVVVIGSLREFTHNDAVNPEKINSFELYRTSIQDVEIITFDELYQRACFIVEDR